A genomic window from Streptomyces broussonetiae includes:
- the rocD gene encoding ornithine--oxo-acid transaminase has protein sequence MTAPTRASVRTRTSAELIRAEEPVLAHNYHPLPVVVARAEGAWVEDVEGRRYLDMLAGYSALNFGHRHPALIEAAHRQLDQLTLTSRAFHNDRLAEFAERLAELAGLDMVLPMNTGAEAVESAVKVARKWAYDVKGVPDGRATIVVAAENFHGRTTTIVSFSTDETARTGFGPFTPGFRIVPYDDLAALEEAVDETTAAVLIEPVQGEAGVIIPSAGYLAGVRELTRRKGCLFIADEIQSGLGRTGRTFAVEHEDVVPDVLLLGKALGGGIVPVSAVVARREVLGVLHPGEHGSTFGGNPLAAAVGTAVVDLLQTGEFQRRAAELGVVLRDGLAELVGAGVVGFRARGLWAGVDVDPAIGSGREISERLMREGILVKDTHGSTIRLAPPLTVTAEELRSALAALKQVLGS, from the coding sequence ATGACCGCGCCCACCCGTGCATCCGTGCGCACGCGTACGTCCGCCGAGCTGATCCGCGCCGAGGAGCCGGTCCTCGCGCACAACTACCACCCGCTGCCCGTGGTGGTCGCCCGGGCAGAGGGCGCCTGGGTCGAGGACGTCGAGGGCCGGCGCTACCTCGACATGCTCGCCGGCTACTCGGCGCTGAACTTCGGCCACCGTCACCCGGCGCTGATCGAGGCCGCGCACCGCCAGCTCGACCAGCTGACGCTCACCTCCCGCGCCTTCCACAACGACCGGCTCGCCGAGTTCGCCGAGCGACTCGCCGAGCTGGCCGGGCTGGACATGGTGCTGCCGATGAACACCGGCGCGGAGGCCGTGGAGAGCGCCGTCAAGGTGGCCCGCAAGTGGGCGTACGACGTCAAGGGCGTCCCGGACGGGCGGGCGACCATCGTCGTGGCGGCGGAGAACTTCCACGGCCGTACGACGACCATCGTCAGCTTCTCCACCGACGAGACCGCCCGGACCGGCTTCGGCCCGTTCACGCCGGGCTTCAGGATCGTGCCGTACGACGACCTGGCCGCGCTGGAGGAGGCGGTCGACGAGACGACGGCGGCGGTGCTGATCGAGCCCGTCCAGGGCGAGGCGGGCGTCATCATCCCCTCTGCCGGCTACCTCGCCGGAGTACGCGAGCTGACCCGGCGCAAGGGCTGTCTGTTCATCGCGGACGAGATCCAGTCGGGCCTCGGCCGCACGGGCCGCACCTTCGCCGTGGAGCACGAGGACGTCGTGCCGGACGTGCTGCTGCTCGGCAAGGCACTCGGTGGCGGCATCGTGCCGGTGTCGGCGGTGGTGGCCCGGCGCGAGGTGCTGGGCGTGCTGCACCCGGGTGAGCACGGCTCCACGTTCGGCGGCAACCCGCTCGCGGCGGCGGTCGGCACGGCCGTGGTCGACCTGCTGCAAACCGGTGAGTTCCAGCGGCGGGCCGCCGAGCTGGGGGTGGTCCTGCGCGACGGGCTGGCCGAGCTGGTCGGTGCGGGCGTGGTCGGTTTCCGGGCGCGCGGTCTGTGGGCGGGTGTCGACGTCGATCCGGCGATCGGCAGCGGACGTGAGATCAGCGAGCGGCTGATGCGGGAGGGGATCCTGGTCAAGGACACGCACGGGTCCACGATCCGGCTGGCACCCCCGCTGACCGTCACGGCGGAGGAACTGCGCTCCGCGCTGGCGGCGCTCAAGCAGGTGCTGGGTTCCTGA
- a CDS encoding NAD-dependent epimerase/dehydratase family protein, with the protein MKKAVVIGATGQIGRPVVDALTRDGWEVTAASRRGGRDAAWDEGVRTVRLDRSEGTALAALVGDGCDLLVDLVAYDAGHARQLTSLAGRVGSAVVISSVSVYEDASGRSFDTMGEPDGFPAYPVPVRETQRTIAEGGRSYSNDKAALEGALLAGGDAFPITVLRPAAVHGPYSALPRELYFVKRNLDARRRRVLAYKGESRFHPSNVRNIAELVRLAAARPGTRVLNACDDETPTSAEIGAAIDAVMGVEPQTAFLDGPPEGSVGQTPWSVPLPVVFDMSAAQRELGYRPVVSYAESLPETVAWLTGALGERDWRECFPRLAQRYPDLFDYAAEDAWFAA; encoded by the coding sequence ATGAAGAAGGCTGTGGTAATTGGGGCCACCGGACAGATCGGCCGTCCGGTGGTGGACGCGCTGACGCGGGACGGCTGGGAGGTGACGGCCGCCTCACGCCGTGGCGGCCGGGACGCGGCCTGGGACGAGGGGGTACGCACGGTCCGGCTGGACCGCTCCGAGGGCACGGCCCTGGCGGCGCTGGTCGGCGACGGCTGCGACCTGCTGGTCGACTTGGTCGCCTACGACGCCGGGCACGCCCGGCAGTTGACGTCCCTCGCGGGCCGCGTCGGCTCGGCGGTGGTGATCTCCAGCGTGTCCGTGTACGAGGACGCGTCGGGGCGCAGCTTCGACACGATGGGCGAGCCGGACGGCTTTCCGGCCTACCCGGTGCCGGTCCGCGAGACCCAGCGGACCATCGCCGAGGGCGGGAGGTCGTACAGCAACGACAAGGCCGCGCTGGAGGGCGCGCTCCTCGCCGGTGGCGACGCGTTCCCGATCACCGTGCTGCGCCCGGCCGCGGTCCACGGGCCGTACAGCGCGCTGCCCCGTGAGCTGTACTTCGTGAAACGGAATCTGGACGCCAGGCGCAGGCGGGTGCTGGCGTACAAGGGCGAGAGCCGGTTCCATCCGTCGAACGTCCGGAACATCGCCGAGCTGGTACGGCTGGCGGCGGCCCGGCCCGGTACCCGGGTGCTGAACGCCTGTGACGACGAGACGCCGACGTCCGCCGAGATCGGCGCGGCGATCGACGCGGTGATGGGCGTGGAGCCGCAGACGGCGTTCCTCGACGGCCCGCCGGAGGGCTCGGTGGGACAGACGCCGTGGTCGGTCCCGCTGCCTGTCGTCTTCGACATGTCCGCCGCGCAGCGGGAGCTGGGCTACCGGCCGGTGGTGTCGTACGCCGAAAGCCTGCCGGAGACGGTGGCCTGGCTGACCGGGGCGCTGGGCGAACGGGACTGGCGGGAGTGCTTCCCCCGTCTCGCCCAGCGGTACCCGGACCTGTTCGACTACGCGGCCGAGGACGCCTGGTTCGCGGCATGA
- the ddaH gene encoding dimethylargininase → MPENRVPRPRRFLVCEPRHFAVSYAINPWMHPDRPVDVDLAQEQWQALIRAYRTHGHRVESVEPVPGLPDMVFAANAAFVVGGRVFGSLFHASERRPESLHYDTWFKTAGYDVYRPESVTEGEGDLVWTGRYVLAGTGFRTTREAHREAQEFLGHPVIGLTLVDPYFYHLDTALFVLDDDNVCYYPEAFSAGSREVLRRLYPDAVLATRDDALAWGLNSVSDGRNVFIAPQAEALAENLAGHGYVPVPVDLSEFHKAGGGIKCCTQEIR, encoded by the coding sequence GTGCCCGAAAATCGTGTGCCGCGCCCCCGGCGCTTTCTCGTCTGTGAACCCAGACATTTCGCCGTCAGTTACGCGATCAACCCGTGGATGCATCCCGATCGTCCCGTCGATGTGGACCTCGCCCAGGAGCAGTGGCAGGCGCTGATCCGCGCCTACCGCACCCACGGGCACCGCGTCGAGTCGGTCGAGCCGGTGCCCGGCCTGCCCGACATGGTCTTCGCGGCCAACGCGGCGTTCGTGGTCGGCGGCCGGGTCTTCGGCTCCCTGTTCCACGCGTCCGAGCGGCGTCCCGAGTCGCTGCACTACGACACCTGGTTCAAGACGGCGGGCTACGACGTGTACCGCCCCGAGTCGGTGACCGAGGGCGAGGGAGACCTGGTGTGGACGGGCCGGTACGTGCTCGCCGGCACCGGGTTCCGCACCACCCGCGAGGCCCACCGCGAGGCCCAGGAGTTCCTCGGCCATCCGGTGATCGGCCTGACCCTGGTGGATCCGTACTTCTACCACCTGGACACGGCGCTGTTCGTCCTCGACGACGACAACGTCTGCTACTACCCCGAGGCGTTCTCGGCGGGCAGCCGCGAGGTACTGCGGCGCCTGTACCCGGACGCGGTCCTCGCCACCCGCGACGACGCGCTGGCGTGGGGCCTGAACTCCGTGTCCGACGGCCGCAACGTCTTCATCGCCCCCCAGGCCGAGGCACTGGCCGAGAATCTCGCCGGCCACGGTTACGTCCCCGTCCCCGTCGACCTGTCGGAGTTCCACAAGGCCGGCGGCGGCATCAAGTGCTGCACCCAGGAGATCCGCTGA
- a CDS encoding SpoIIE family protein phosphatase yields MGTHEKRDVARQAFDVADAAPLLLDAQGVVTSWTRGAQRLLAYSAREVVGTRATGLLSAEDAARMPELAERCLKDGGWAGLLTARRKDGQPVRVMVRITPAVEPGGASHWLVLLCDVSGARGWDMSREVLEQMVTDSPVGIAIVDTDLRCVWANAALEGFGGGSPRERLGLRLAQIQPGIDAVGIETQMRQVLATGRPVVGYEHVGTVRSAPHRETAHMMSFTRLDDDLGRPMGVYYTVVDITERHRARQRLALLDQAGEQIGRTLDIARTAQELADVAVQDFADFVCVDLLESVLRGAEPEPGPLPGTDRVPLRRAGQQSVNPGVPEAVVAVGELATYLAGSPPIRCLTTGRSWREERLDPPAREWATDVPADRDATFLQLGLHSVMIVPVRARGVTMGVTTFFRRHRQEPFDEDDLSLAEDLVSRAAVCVDNARRYTRERDAALVLQRSLLPHRLPEQGAVEMGAYYRPADELTGLGGDWYDLIPLSGARVALVVGEVPGHGIDAAAAMGRLRTAVSTLAALDLPPEEVLAHLDDLVARTADEERARPSAAQADGDRVAGPVCVYVVYDPVGGKCTMAAAGHSAPAIVRPDGSVGFVDVPQGPPLGVGGPPFEAVELTLAEGTILVLHTDGLLAHGAGEAAVAADHERLRQALKQQAASLDLRCRAVIDALVPARPHDDVALLMARTRLLGADRVADWDLPADPAVVADARKEAARQLDEWGLEELAFTVELVVSELVTNAIRHAHGPIRLRLIREHTLICEVSDGGATAPHLRHPRTMDEGGRGLLLVSQFAERWGTRFVPSGKVIWAEQSLTDPPV; encoded by the coding sequence GTGGGCACTCACGAGAAGCGGGACGTCGCCCGGCAGGCGTTCGACGTGGCCGATGCCGCGCCCCTGCTGCTCGACGCGCAGGGTGTGGTGACCAGCTGGACCCGGGGTGCCCAGCGGCTGCTGGCCTACTCGGCCCGCGAGGTGGTGGGCACCCGGGCGACCGGCCTGCTGTCCGCCGAGGACGCGGCGCGGATGCCGGAGCTGGCCGAGCGGTGCCTCAAGGACGGCGGCTGGGCGGGACTGCTGACGGCACGGCGCAAGGACGGGCAGCCGGTGCGGGTGATGGTGCGGATCACTCCGGCGGTGGAACCCGGCGGCGCGTCGCACTGGCTGGTGCTGCTCTGTGACGTCTCCGGCGCACGCGGCTGGGACATGAGCCGTGAGGTGCTGGAGCAGATGGTGACCGACTCCCCCGTCGGCATAGCGATCGTGGACACCGATCTGCGGTGCGTCTGGGCGAACGCGGCCCTGGAAGGGTTCGGCGGCGGCTCCCCGCGGGAGCGGCTGGGGCTGCGGCTGGCGCAGATCCAGCCGGGCATCGACGCCGTGGGCATCGAGACGCAGATGCGGCAGGTGCTGGCGACCGGGCGGCCGGTGGTCGGATACGAGCATGTCGGCACGGTACGGTCCGCGCCGCACCGCGAGACGGCGCACATGATGTCGTTCACCCGCCTCGACGACGACCTCGGCCGCCCGATGGGCGTGTACTACACCGTCGTCGACATCACCGAGCGGCACCGCGCCCGGCAGCGCCTCGCCCTGCTCGACCAGGCCGGCGAGCAGATCGGCCGCACCCTGGACATCGCGCGGACCGCGCAGGAACTGGCGGACGTGGCCGTCCAGGACTTCGCCGACTTCGTCTGCGTGGATCTGCTGGAGTCCGTGCTGCGAGGGGCGGAGCCCGAGCCTGGGCCGCTGCCCGGCACGGACCGGGTGCCCCTGCGCCGGGCCGGGCAGCAGTCGGTGAACCCCGGGGTCCCGGAGGCCGTCGTCGCAGTCGGCGAGCTGGCCACCTATCTCGCCGGATCACCCCCGATCCGCTGTCTGACCACGGGCCGGTCATGGCGCGAGGAGCGGCTCGACCCGCCGGCCAGGGAGTGGGCGACGGACGTTCCGGCCGACCGGGATGCGACCTTCCTGCAGCTGGGCCTGCACAGCGTGATGATCGTGCCGGTCCGCGCGCGGGGCGTCACCATGGGCGTGACCACCTTCTTCCGCCGTCACCGCCAGGAGCCGTTCGACGAGGACGACCTGAGTCTCGCCGAGGACCTGGTGTCCCGGGCGGCGGTGTGCGTGGACAACGCCCGCCGCTACACCCGCGAGCGGGACGCGGCCCTGGTCCTCCAGCGCAGCCTGCTGCCGCACCGGCTGCCCGAGCAGGGCGCGGTGGAGATGGGCGCCTACTACCGGCCGGCCGACGAGCTGACCGGCCTCGGCGGCGACTGGTACGACCTGATCCCGCTGTCCGGGGCCCGGGTCGCGCTGGTCGTGGGCGAGGTGCCGGGGCACGGGATCGACGCCGCCGCGGCCATGGGCCGGCTGCGCACCGCCGTCAGCACCCTGGCTGCGCTGGACCTGCCGCCCGAGGAGGTGCTCGCGCACCTCGACGACCTCGTGGCACGGACGGCCGACGAGGAACGCGCACGGCCCTCGGCCGCACAGGCCGACGGTGACCGGGTGGCGGGACCGGTCTGTGTGTACGTCGTCTACGACCCCGTCGGCGGGAAGTGCACGATGGCAGCCGCGGGCCACTCCGCGCCCGCCATCGTCCGGCCCGACGGCAGCGTCGGCTTCGTCGACGTGCCGCAGGGCCCGCCGCTCGGGGTAGGCGGCCCGCCCTTCGAGGCGGTCGAGCTGACCCTGGCCGAGGGCACCATCCTGGTCCTGCACACCGACGGGCTGCTCGCCCACGGGGCCGGCGAGGCGGCCGTGGCCGCGGACCACGAACGGCTGCGCCAGGCCCTGAAACAGCAGGCCGCCTCGCTCGACCTGCGCTGCCGAGCCGTGATCGACGCCCTGGTCCCGGCCCGGCCGCACGACGACGTGGCGCTGCTCATGGCGCGCACCAGGCTGCTGGGCGCCGACCGGGTCGCCGACTGGGACCTGCCCGCCGACCCCGCCGTGGTCGCCGACGCCCGCAAGGAAGCCGCCCGGCAGCTGGACGAGTGGGGGCTGGAGGAGCTGGCGTTCACCGTCGAGCTGGTCGTGAGCGAGCTGGTCACCAACGCCATCCGGCACGCGCACGGCCCGATCCGGCTCCGGCTGATCAGGGAGCACACCCTGATCTGCGAGGTCTCCGACGGCGGCGCCACCGCGCCCCATCTGCGCCATCCGCGCACCATGGACGAGGGCGGCCGCGGACTGCTGCTGGTCTCCCAGTTCGCCGAGCGGTGGGGAACACGTTTCGTCCCCAGCGGGAAGGTCATCTGGGCCGAGCAGTCCCTGACGGATCCGCCGGTCTGA
- a CDS encoding urease accessory protein UreD, which yields MDGVTATGVRAHARIVARADGRGGTALPVLDGDGPLALRRTRAAGGEARVMVVGAMSGPLGGDRLALTASVAEGARLHVGSAAATIALPGQTKGEARYDVRLDVADGAELHWLPEQLISAGGSDLYVTTRVELATGARLVLREEQVLGRAGEQPGRLTSRLTVRVAGRPVLDQELSCGPGAPGGWDGPAVLAGHRAVGQLVVVRPEFADRPPEAQVLGECAALIPLAGPAALVSAVAPDALRLRRLLGEAQALLAE from the coding sequence GTGGACGGCGTGACCGCCACCGGCGTCCGGGCGCACGCGCGGATCGTCGCCCGCGCCGACGGCCGCGGCGGGACCGCCCTGCCCGTGCTGGACGGCGACGGCCCGCTCGCCCTGCGCCGTACCCGGGCCGCGGGCGGGGAGGCCAGGGTGATGGTCGTCGGCGCCATGAGCGGTCCGCTCGGCGGCGACCGCCTCGCGCTCACGGCGAGCGTCGCCGAGGGCGCACGGCTGCACGTCGGTTCGGCGGCGGCCACCATCGCGCTGCCGGGCCAGACCAAGGGGGAGGCCCGCTACGACGTACGGCTCGACGTGGCCGACGGCGCCGAACTGCACTGGCTGCCCGAGCAGTTGATCTCGGCAGGCGGCAGCGACCTGTACGTCACCACCCGGGTCGAACTCGCCACCGGCGCCCGGCTCGTGCTGCGCGAGGAGCAGGTGCTGGGCCGGGCCGGGGAGCAACCCGGGCGGCTCACCAGCCGGCTGACGGTACGGGTCGCGGGCCGGCCCGTCCTGGACCAGGAGCTGTCCTGCGGCCCCGGCGCCCCGGGCGGCTGGGACGGCCCGGCCGTGCTGGCCGGCCATCGCGCAGTGGGCCAACTCGTCGTCGTGCGGCCCGAGTTCGCCGATAGGCCGCCCGAGGCGCAGGTCCTGGGGGAGTGCGCCGCACTGATACCGCTGGCCGGCCCCGCCGCACTGGTCAGTGCCGTCGCGCCGGACGCGCTGCGGCTGAGGCGACTGCTCGGGGAGGCGCAGGCGTTGCTCGCCGAGTGA
- a CDS encoding SpoIIE family protein phosphatase, whose amino-acid sequence MDDTAIDYTEVFQSLPGMVALLTPDLVYVDANREFLHMAGRTREQVVGRHLGDVFPDNPHNEGASGMRNLASSLKRVAATGERDAMALQRYDVENPERPGEWDERYWSPVNAPVFGPDGTVVLLVHRIEEVTELIRARGGPTGSRARVLEAELYTRARELQEVNERLRQAHAREREVALALQEAMLPAHRLGGRHHAAVRYRPAVGALNVCGDWYDIVDLVGGHRMGVAVGDVVGHGLEAAGVMGQLRSALSAACRVASGPGEALNVLGRYANVVDGAESATAVATFIDFDQHMISYSSAGHPPPVLVHPDGRVQFLDQATDPPLDARPDPFPRPQAFTPYTEGATLVLYTDGLIERRGEDIDTGLERLADSLGRHRAEDPESLADAVLLELLPPGGATDDTALVIVRL is encoded by the coding sequence ATGGACGACACGGCCATCGACTACACGGAGGTGTTCCAGTCGCTGCCGGGCATGGTGGCGCTGCTGACGCCCGACCTGGTCTACGTCGACGCCAACCGGGAGTTCCTGCACATGGCCGGGCGCACCCGGGAGCAGGTGGTGGGGCGCCACCTCGGCGACGTCTTCCCGGACAACCCGCACAACGAGGGCGCCTCGGGCATGCGCAACCTGGCCTCGTCACTCAAGCGGGTCGCGGCCACCGGTGAGCGGGACGCCATGGCCCTGCAGCGCTACGACGTCGAGAACCCCGAGCGGCCCGGGGAGTGGGACGAACGCTACTGGAGCCCGGTCAACGCGCCGGTGTTCGGTCCGGACGGCACCGTGGTGCTGCTGGTGCACCGGATCGAGGAGGTCACCGAGCTGATCCGGGCCCGCGGCGGACCCACCGGCAGTCGGGCCCGGGTCCTCGAGGCCGAGCTGTACACGCGCGCCCGTGAACTGCAGGAGGTCAACGAAAGGCTGCGCCAGGCCCACGCCCGCGAGCGCGAGGTGGCCCTCGCCCTGCAGGAGGCGATGCTGCCCGCGCACCGGCTGGGCGGCCGTCATCATGCCGCCGTGCGCTACCGGCCCGCGGTCGGCGCGCTGAACGTGTGCGGGGACTGGTACGACATCGTCGACCTGGTGGGCGGCCACCGTATGGGCGTGGCCGTGGGCGACGTGGTCGGGCACGGCCTCGAGGCCGCCGGGGTCATGGGCCAGCTGCGCAGCGCGCTGAGCGCCGCCTGCCGGGTCGCCTCGGGGCCGGGCGAGGCACTGAACGTCCTCGGGCGGTACGCGAACGTGGTCGACGGCGCCGAATCGGCCACCGCCGTCGCGACGTTCATCGACTTCGACCAGCACATGATCAGCTACAGCAGTGCCGGGCACCCGCCGCCCGTCCTCGTCCACCCCGACGGCCGTGTGCAGTTCCTCGACCAGGCCACCGACCCGCCGCTGGACGCCCGCCCCGACCCCTTCCCCCGGCCCCAGGCCTTCACGCCCTACACCGAGGGGGCCACCCTCGTCCTCTACACCGACGGCCTGATCGAGCGCCGGGGCGAGGACATCGACACCGGTCTGGAGCGCCTCGCCGACTCCCTCGGCCGCCATCGTGCCGAAGACCCCGAGAGCCTCGCGGACGCCGTCCTGCTGGAACTGCTGCCTCCCGGCGGCGCCACCGACGACACGGCGCTGGTCATCGTGCGGCTGTGA
- a CDS encoding lysophospholipid acyltransferase family protein — translation MFYYLLKYVFLGPLLRLVFRPRIEGLENVPASGPAIVAGNHLSFSDHFLMPAMLGRRITFLAKAEYFTGPGLKGRLTAFFFRSAGQIPVDRSGKDAGQAAIREGLGVLGRGELLGIYPEGTRSHDGRLYKGKVGVAVMALQAGVPVVPCAMIGTFEAQPPGKVIPNIHPVTIRFGKPLDFSRYAGVEQERAILRAVTDEIMYAILTLSEQEYVDEYAAVVKERQAAEHGAKERKFPRAPLS, via the coding sequence GTGTTCTACTACCTGCTCAAGTACGTATTCCTGGGCCCCCTGCTGAGACTGGTCTTCCGGCCCCGGATCGAGGGCCTTGAGAACGTGCCGGCCTCGGGGCCTGCGATCGTCGCCGGGAACCATCTGTCGTTCTCGGACCACTTCCTGATGCCGGCGATGCTGGGGCGCAGGATCACGTTCCTCGCCAAGGCGGAGTACTTCACCGGGCCGGGCCTCAAGGGCCGGCTCACCGCGTTCTTCTTCCGCAGTGCGGGGCAGATCCCGGTGGACCGCTCGGGCAAGGATGCCGGTCAGGCGGCGATCCGCGAGGGGCTCGGGGTGCTGGGCAGGGGCGAGCTGCTCGGGATCTACCCGGAGGGCACCCGTTCGCACGACGGCAGGCTCTACAAGGGCAAGGTCGGCGTCGCCGTCATGGCGCTGCAGGCCGGGGTGCCGGTGGTGCCCTGCGCGATGATCGGCACGTTCGAGGCGCAGCCGCCCGGCAAGGTCATCCCGAACATCCACCCCGTCACCATCCGCTTCGGCAAGCCTCTCGACTTCTCGCGCTACGCCGGCGTGGAGCAGGAGCGGGCGATCCTGCGGGCCGTCACCGACGAGATCATGTACGCCATCCTGACGCTCTCCGAGCAGGAGTACGTCGACGAGTACGCGGCCGTCGTCAAGGAGCGCCAGGCCGCGGAGCACGGTGCGAAGGAGCGCAAGTTCCCGCGGGCGCCGCTCAGTTGA
- a CDS encoding alpha/beta hydrolase, with protein sequence MRENRPKSRLLALGSAGALVTATLIAGAVSAPAASAAGRPSQGREAKGAGIAAARAAKAGINWQDCPADWGFAKPIQCGWVSVPVDYAHPYGKQIKLAVDRIGNTGTKAERQGALVYNPGGPGGSGMRFPTRVTNKNPVWANVAKAYDFVGFDPRGVGHSAPISCEDPQEFVKAPKMDPVPGSEADKLAQRKLARQYADGCLDRTGRAMLQQMTTPNTARDLDVIRAALGEKRLNYLGVSYGTYLGAVYGTLFPGHLRRMIVDSVVDPARENIWYQANLNQDIAFEGRWKDWEDWVAANDAAFHLGTTRAAVQDKWLQLRATAKKNPIGGVVGPAELISFFQSAPYYDSSWVPVATVFSKYVAGDTKALVDAAAPDMSNIAGNISAENGNAVYTAVECTDAKWPTSWRKWDRDNTRLNKDYPFMTWANAWMNLPCATWPVKQQNPVDVTTHQGLPQVLIVQSTRDAATPYPGAVDLHQRFRGSRMITEKDAGSHGVTGLVNPCINQRVDAYLIDGKLDGADVTCSPHATPKP encoded by the coding sequence TTGAGGGAGAACAGACCTAAGAGCCGCCTGCTGGCGCTCGGTTCGGCCGGAGCACTCGTCACCGCCACCCTGATCGCCGGCGCGGTGTCCGCGCCCGCGGCCAGCGCAGCCGGCCGGCCCAGCCAGGGCCGGGAGGCCAAGGGAGCCGGGATCGCGGCCGCCCGGGCTGCCAAGGCAGGCATCAACTGGCAGGACTGCCCGGCCGATTGGGGATTCGCCAAGCCCATCCAGTGCGGCTGGGTCAGCGTGCCCGTCGACTACGCCCACCCGTACGGCAAGCAGATCAAGCTCGCCGTCGACCGTATCGGCAACACCGGCACCAAGGCCGAGCGCCAGGGCGCGCTCGTCTACAACCCGGGCGGTCCCGGCGGTTCCGGGATGCGCTTCCCGACGCGGGTCACCAACAAGAACCCCGTCTGGGCGAACGTCGCCAAGGCCTACGACTTCGTCGGCTTCGACCCGCGCGGCGTCGGCCACTCGGCGCCCATCTCCTGCGAGGACCCGCAGGAGTTCGTCAAGGCGCCGAAGATGGACCCGGTGCCCGGCTCCGAGGCGGACAAGCTGGCCCAGCGCAAGCTGGCCCGCCAGTACGCGGACGGCTGCCTGGACCGCACCGGCCGCGCGATGCTCCAGCAGATGACCACGCCCAACACCGCCCGCGACCTGGACGTCATCCGCGCGGCCCTGGGCGAGAAGAGGCTCAACTACCTTGGTGTCTCCTACGGCACCTACCTCGGCGCCGTCTACGGCACCCTCTTCCCGGGCCACCTGCGCCGCATGATCGTCGACAGCGTGGTCGACCCGGCCCGTGAGAACATCTGGTACCAGGCCAACCTGAACCAGGACATTGCCTTCGAGGGCCGATGGAAGGACTGGGAGGACTGGGTCGCGGCCAACGACGCCGCCTTCCACCTCGGCACCACCCGCGCCGCCGTCCAGGACAAGTGGCTCCAGCTGCGCGCCACGGCCAAGAAGAACCCGATCGGCGGGGTCGTCGGCCCGGCCGAGCTGATCTCCTTCTTCCAGAGCGCCCCGTACTACGACTCCTCGTGGGTGCCGGTCGCCACGGTCTTCAGCAAGTACGTCGCCGGTGACACCAAGGCGCTGGTCGACGCCGCCGCCCCCGACATGTCGAACATCGCGGGCAACATCTCCGCGGAGAACGGCAACGCCGTCTACACGGCCGTCGAGTGCACCGACGCCAAGTGGCCCACCAGCTGGCGCAAGTGGGACCGGGACAACACCCGGCTCAACAAGGACTACCCGTTCATGACCTGGGCCAACGCCTGGATGAACCTGCCCTGCGCCACCTGGCCGGTCAAGCAGCAGAACCCGGTGGACGTCACCACCCACCAGGGCCTGCCGCAGGTGCTGATCGTGCAGTCCACCCGGGACGCCGCCACCCCGTACCCGGGCGCCGTCGACCTGCACCAGCGCTTCCGGGGCTCCCGGATGATCACCGAGAAGGACGCGGGCTCCCACGGTGTGACCGGCCTGGTCAACCCCTGCATCAACCAGCGCGTCGACGCCTACCTCATCGACGGCAAGCTGGACGGCGCGGACGTGACCTGCAGCCCGCACGCCACGCCCAAGCCGTAA
- the ureG gene encoding urease accessory protein UreG yields the protein MHLDHLHSGAAAVSADAHRPDGSRRALRIGLGGPVGSGKTATVAALCRALREELSLAVVTNDIYTREDAEFLLREAVLPPERITAVETGACPHTAIRDDISANLEAVEDLEDAVGPLDLILVESGGDNLTATFSKGLVDAQIFVIDVAGGDDIPRKGGPGVTTADLLVVNKTDLAPYVGSDLARMAADAKAQRAELPVVLQSLRGGTGVADVAAWVRGRLAAWTA from the coding sequence ATGCACCTCGACCACCTCCACTCCGGTGCCGCCGCCGTCAGCGCGGACGCGCACCGGCCCGACGGATCGCGCCGCGCCCTGCGCATCGGGCTCGGCGGGCCCGTCGGATCCGGGAAGACCGCCACCGTCGCCGCGCTGTGCCGGGCGCTGCGCGAGGAGTTGTCCCTCGCCGTCGTCACCAACGACATCTACACCCGTGAGGACGCCGAGTTCCTGCTCCGCGAGGCCGTCCTGCCGCCCGAGCGGATCACCGCCGTGGAGACCGGCGCCTGCCCGCACACCGCGATCCGTGACGACATCTCCGCCAACCTCGAGGCCGTGGAGGACCTGGAGGACGCGGTCGGCCCGCTGGACCTGATCCTCGTCGAGTCCGGCGGCGACAACCTCACCGCGACCTTCTCCAAGGGGCTCGTGGACGCCCAGATCTTCGTGATCGACGTGGCCGGCGGCGACGACATCCCGCGCAAGGGAGGCCCGGGCGTCACCACCGCCGACCTGCTCGTGGTCAACAAGACAGACCTCGCGCCGTACGTCGGCTCCGACCTCGCCCGGATGGCCGCCGACGCCAAGGCCCAGCGGGCCGAACTCCCGGTCGTCCTGCAGTCGTTGCGTGGCGGCACCGGCGTCGCCGACGTGGCCGCCTGGGTGCGCGGGCGGCTCGCCGCGTGGACGGCGTGA